The Falco cherrug isolate bFalChe1 chromosome 6, bFalChe1.pri, whole genome shotgun sequence genome window below encodes:
- the MTRES1 gene encoding mitochondrial transcription rescue factor 1 encodes MTGFRLPVTTFRKLNVWFGLWEKFPSNKLYPSWRRSVFCSCQASTVNYRRCFSFSPVKLCALKLSPEYISVLSLRNKSNKSSKRSRQTVQEEEEEEDEDEGESNWEDEFENDPNVVKDYKDLEKVVQSLRYDVIMKAGLDIARNKVEDAFYHNELRLNGEKLWKKSRTVKVGDTLDLIVGEDKETGTAVVMRVVFKKVSNKTESEKYKVILRRWKNLKVPKQDVLK; translated from the exons ATGACTGGCTTCAGACTCCCCGTCACTACTTTTAGAAAACTAAATGTCTGGTTTGGACTGTGGGAGAAATTCCCCTCTAATAAACTGTATCCCTCTTGGAGGAGAAGTGTATTCTGTAGCTGTCAAGCAAGCACAGTAAACTACAGaagatgtttcagtttttccccAGTAAAACTCTGTGCACTAAAACTTTCCCCAGAGTATATCTCTGTACTTTCTCTGCGgaacaaaagtaacaaaagcTCTAAAAGGAGCAGACAAACCGTacaagaagaagaggaagaagaggatgaAGATGAAGGGGAAAGCAATTGGGAAGATGAATTTGAAAATGACCCAAATGTAGTAAAAGATTACAAGGATCTTGAAAAAGTAGTGCAGTCTCTTCGATACGATGTGATCATGAAAGCTGGTCTAGACATTGCAAGAAA taaagTAGAAGATGCATTCTACCATAATGAACTCAGGCTGAATGGAGAAAAACTATGGAAGAAAAGTAGAACT GTGAAAGTTGGTGACACCCTGGATCTCATAGTAGGTGAAGATAAAGAAACAGGAACTGCTGTAGTTATGCGGGTAGTCTTTAAAAAAGTATCTAACAAAACCgaaagtgaaaaatacaaagtaattttGAGGCGCTGGAAAAACTTAAAGGTGCCCAAACAGGATGTACTTAAGTAA